The Crateriforma spongiae DNA window CGTCATCGACCACGGGGATCGCACGTTGGTTGCGGTCACCGGACAACAGAATCGTTTCCAAGTCTTCGTCCAGCGTCGCCGGTGTGATTGAATGGTCCGCCAAGCCGCCGATCGGCGTCATCGGGTCGACCCGTTGTTCGATCGCTTCTCCGACGTCCTTCAGACGCACCACCCCGACGACGGTGCCGATTCGTGAAACGACCGGCTGGGTGGCCGCCGAGTTGTTTTTCCAATCAAACGCGACGCGACCCAGTGGCGTGTCCATGGGAATGCCGGCCACACCACGGATCATCACATCATCCACGCACAGACCACGCACGGATTCCATCACGTCGACTTGTCGTGCTTCGTTCATCCCAGCAAAAGCGATGAAGGCGGCGATGAACACCGGCATGAAAGCGCCCACCTGCAACGCATAGAACGCCATCAATGCGGCACACAGCAATCCGATCCGCGAAGCGATAAACGTCGCGCGACGGTACGACATCAACATCGCCAAACCGCTTCGCAAAACACGGCCGCCGTCCATCGGGAACGCGGGGATCATGTTGAATACGATCAGCATGATGTTGACCAGCAACATGGTCAGAACGAATCCCCATATCGATGGCTCGATCAACAGATCACTCAGTTCGATCTGTGATTGGGTGTCCCATCCCAAGCGGATTCCCAGATCGCCACCGGTGAAGGCATAGATTCCCAAGATCAGCAAACCGGCAATGACCACGTTCACCGCCGGGCCAGCCACTGCGACCAATAATTCTTGCCACGGCACACGCGGCATCTGCTTCAAGCGGGCCACGCCACCGATCGGCAACAACGTGATGTCCACCGTGGGCACATGAAAGATTCGGGCGGTCAATGCGTGGCCGTATTCATGCAGCGTCACGCACAAGAAGACGCCGAACAGACGGGCGACGCTGTAGACAACGCCCAAGGGGCCTTCGGACCAGGACGTGGCGACCATGTACGCGATCAACAACCCGAACGTCCAGTGGACGAACAGATCGATCCCGAAGAAGGTTCCCAGTCGCAGGCGTCGTTCCAGCACAATCAGTTCGTCGGGTTGGTGGAGAAAGCAATGGCGGCATCGGAGGCGTTGGCACCCGATGGCCGGGAGCCTGGTTTTCGTCACGGTCCCCTGCGGCGGCCCATCGGTGCCAAGGGTATGTTACGCGTCCACCCAGTCTAGGTTTCCGCCAAAGTTTGCGGCACCGCAGTTTTGATCCTCCAGCACCCTTGATGGCTTCCCATGTTGCGATCCCGCCTGATCCATCCCCAGATCAACGCCGTTCTTGCCGCCGCCGGGCACCACAGCACCATTCTGATCGCCGATGGCAACTACCCTGCCCTGAACAAACGTGGCCCCAACGCCGAATTGGTCAGTTTGAATCTGATGCCGGGATTGGTCACGTGCGATCAAGTCCTGCAGGCGGTCTTGTCGGCCGTCCCGGTGGAGCGGATTCAGACGATGCAGACCGAAACCGAAGGCCCTTATGCGCTGGACGGCGATCCACCGGTTTGGGACGACTATCGAAAATCGATCCGGGACGCCGGATTGGATTTACAGATCGAGCCGATCGAAAAGTGGGATTTCTACAAAGCCGTCGAAACTCCCGATCACGTGCTGACGATCCAAAGTGGCGACCAACAGCGGTACGCCAACATTTTGCTGTCCATCGGCGTCCGCATGGACTGATTCTGCGTCCCGAACGCCATCAACTTTGAGGCCTGTTCACTTGACGCAAGTGTGGCCAGGCGTACAGTTGTCGGGCCGTCGGTGCGGTGTCGATTCTGCGGCACCTGCTGGCCGACCGCTGGGCAAGACCGATGTGCAAACACCAACCAGGGAAGTCGTGAGGTGATTGATGGCGTCTTCTGCACGTTCAACCAAACGTTCGACGAAAAGTGCGTCCGGATCCGTCGATCCCCCGGCGTCACCACGACCGATCGGCGGCGATCCTCGCGAAGTCTTGCGTGACACCTTTGGTTTGCCGCACTTTCGTGACGGCCAATACGCGGTCATCGATCGATTGTTGGCAGGCAAAAACGTCGCCGCCGTCTTTCCGACGGGCGGTGGAAAGAGTCTGTGCTATCAATTGCCCAGCCAAATGTTGCCGGGCGTCACCGTGGTGGTGTCGCCATTGATCGCGTTGATGAAAGACCAATGCGATTCGCTGGCCGCGCGTGGTGTTGCGGCGGCACGCAGCGATTCGGGTTTGACCCCGGCGGAATTCCGCGCCGCCAGCCAGGGTGTCCGTGACGGATCGATCAAAATCTTATTCGTTTCACCCGAACGCTTTTTCAACGAAAGGTTCTTGGCGTCGATCGACGGGTTGCCCATTTCTTTGTTTGCGATCGACGAGGCGCATTGCATCAGCCAATGGGGCCACAATTTTCGGCCCGACTATCTGAAACTGGCCGGGTTGACCCGACGCCTGGGAGCCGAACGAGTGTTGGCGTTGACCGCCACCGCGACGCCGGAGGTCTTGGCCGACATTCGTGACGCGTTTGACATCGCGCCGGATGATTGCATTCAAACCCCATTTCATCGGCCCAACTTGCGGCTGCGCAGTTCGCTGCATTCGGCCGAACAGCAATACAGCGCACTGGCGGACAGAATCCGCAGTCGCCCCCGCGGCAGCACGCTGGTCTATGTGACGCTGCAGAAAACGGCGGAGGAAGTCGCCGAACGTTTGACCGCCGACGGCATTCCCGCGACGGCCTATCACGCGGGGCTGGATAAGGATGAACGTCAAGCGATTCAACAGGCGTTTGTCCAAGATGATGATGCCATCGTGGTCGCAACAATCGCCTTTGGGATGGGGATCGATAAATCCAACCTGCGGTACGTGTATCACTTCAACCCGCCAAAGTCGATGGAGTCGTACGCCCAGGAAATCGGCCGTGCCGGGCGCGACGGCAAACCGGCGACTTGCGAAATGCTGTTGGTCCCCGAAGATCGCGTGGTGCTGGAAAACTTTGTCTATGGTGACACCCCGTCACGCCACGCCGTCGGCCGGTTCATCGATCTGGTCGCCGGCCAAGCGGACACGTTTCATGTGTCGCATTACCGGTTGTCCAGCGAATCGGACATTCGCGTGTTGGTGATTCGGACGTTGCTGACGTATTTGGAACTGGAGGGGCATTTGCAGGCGACGTCACCGCGGTTTGATTCTTATAAGATCAAGCCGCTGGTCACATCACAGGCAATCTTGAAGCATTTTGATGGTGAACGACGACAATTCGTGGCCGGGATTTTGTCGTCGCTGACCAAAGGACGCACTTGGTTCACGCTGAACATGGTGTTGGCGACGCAGCGTCTGGGCGGCGATCGCCAGCGGATCGTCAAAGCGCTGGACCACATGGCCGAACAGGGATGGATGGAATTACAGGCGACGGAACTGGTGCACGGTTATCGTTGGATCAAACGATTCGATGATCGAAAGACGGTGGCCGATGACTTGTTTGATCGTTTGGCCCGCCGTGAAGAAGGCGAAGTGCGTCG harbors:
- a CDS encoding site-2 protease family protein, with protein sequence MLERRLRLGTFFGIDLFVHWTFGLLIAYMVATSWSEGPLGVVYSVARLFGVFLCVTLHEYGHALTARIFHVPTVDITLLPIGGVARLKQMPRVPWQELLVAVAGPAVNVVIAGLLILGIYAFTGGDLGIRLGWDTQSQIELSDLLIEPSIWGFVLTMLLVNIMLIVFNMIPAFPMDGGRVLRSGLAMLMSYRRATFIASRIGLLCAALMAFYALQVGAFMPVFIAAFIAFAGMNEARQVDVMESVRGLCVDDVMIRGVAGIPMDTPLGRVAFDWKNNSAATQPVVSRIGTVVGVVRLKDVGEAIEQRVDPMTPIGGLADHSITPATLDEDLETILLSGDRNQRAIPVVDDGGILIGMLDLDTLLLRGTLKSIVPATDVTSPISAAAPSGIESLGPYDPPPNHPPQFDALS
- a CDS encoding RbsD/FucU family protein, producing MLRSRLIHPQINAVLAAAGHHSTILIADGNYPALNKRGPNAELVSLNLMPGLVTCDQVLQAVLSAVPVERIQTMQTETEGPYALDGDPPVWDDYRKSIRDAGLDLQIEPIEKWDFYKAVETPDHVLTIQSGDQQRYANILLSIGVRMD
- a CDS encoding RecQ family ATP-dependent DNA helicase gives rise to the protein MASSARSTKRSTKSASGSVDPPASPRPIGGDPREVLRDTFGLPHFRDGQYAVIDRLLAGKNVAAVFPTGGGKSLCYQLPSQMLPGVTVVVSPLIALMKDQCDSLAARGVAAARSDSGLTPAEFRAASQGVRDGSIKILFVSPERFFNERFLASIDGLPISLFAIDEAHCISQWGHNFRPDYLKLAGLTRRLGAERVLALTATATPEVLADIRDAFDIAPDDCIQTPFHRPNLRLRSSLHSAEQQYSALADRIRSRPRGSTLVYVTLQKTAEEVAERLTADGIPATAYHAGLDKDERQAIQQAFVQDDDAIVVATIAFGMGIDKSNLRYVYHFNPPKSMESYAQEIGRAGRDGKPATCEMLLVPEDRVVLENFVYGDTPSRHAVGRFIDLVAGQADTFHVSHYRLSSESDIRVLVIRTLLTYLELEGHLQATSPRFDSYKIKPLVTSQAILKHFDGERRQFVAGILSSLTKGRTWFTLNMVLATQRLGGDRQRIVKALDHMAEQGWMELQATELVHGYRWIKRFDDRKTVADDLFDRLARREEGEVRRIDEVYHLAAADRCMAATLAQHFGQSLEDGCGQCSHCTGDAAGPVPATKPRPLGSSVARLLGDVTKQYPDQFTHTRDKARFLCGLSSPALIRSRLTRHAGYGVCQHLPFAHVLEQLDG